The Thalassotalea nanhaiensis genome has a window encoding:
- a CDS encoding sodium-dependent transporter — MSTMRDSFQSRIGFILAAAGSAIGLGNIWGFPTQAANNGGGAFVFVYLIVTVLLALPALYAEMYIGNQTQKNPVGALQDACEGVSRNLGKYAGLFGLLGAILMLSFYTIVAGWMLAHALSPLMDLFGFTDAATWLGESSHARNLAFTPVFIILGALIINQGVSKGIERWSSRLMPILFVLLIGLIIYILQQPGASEGVAMYLQPDFSQLRDPMLIISAMGQAFFSLSIGVGGMMVYGSYMKKNANMGQLVLSIGALDTLIAFLAGLLIIPTLFVAQHLGLEVFSGDKLIGGPQLIFSVLPTLFDSMGDIGVYVALVFFSLMSMAALTSTLSSTEVPVAYLVEDKNCSRTKATVLVSLIVLIACMSIVYNFDSLFGLVITWVNTFQLPIMGLFYFIVVGWIWKRGNQLTDQALLASKPSLRLWGNYLRFVCPILLSIVFINVLMAL, encoded by the coding sequence ATGAGTACAATGCGAGATTCCTTTCAATCCCGAATAGGGTTTATTTTAGCGGCAGCTGGCTCTGCGATAGGCTTAGGCAACATATGGGGATTTCCAACACAAGCAGCAAATAATGGCGGTGGCGCTTTTGTATTCGTGTACCTTATTGTGACCGTATTATTAGCTTTACCAGCCTTATATGCGGAAATGTATATAGGTAACCAAACTCAAAAAAATCCTGTCGGCGCTTTGCAAGATGCCTGTGAAGGGGTTTCTCGTAATTTAGGTAAATACGCTGGGTTATTTGGCTTGTTAGGCGCCATTTTAATGCTTAGTTTTTACACCATAGTTGCAGGTTGGATGCTTGCGCATGCATTATCTCCCCTGATGGATTTGTTCGGATTTACTGATGCTGCGACGTGGCTTGGTGAATCAAGCCACGCTCGAAACTTAGCATTCACACCAGTATTTATAATTTTAGGTGCCTTGATCATTAATCAAGGTGTTAGTAAGGGTATCGAACGCTGGTCAAGTCGATTAATGCCAATTTTATTTGTGCTACTTATCGGCTTAATTATCTATATATTACAACAACCTGGTGCAAGTGAAGGGGTTGCGATGTACTTGCAGCCCGATTTTAGCCAGTTGCGAGATCCTATGCTGATCATTTCAGCCATGGGACAAGCGTTCTTTTCATTATCCATTGGTGTTGGTGGGATGATGGTTTACGGCTCTTACATGAAAAAGAATGCCAATATGGGCCAACTGGTACTGTCTATTGGTGCACTTGATACATTGATTGCATTTCTTGCAGGTTTATTGATTATCCCAACCTTGTTTGTCGCTCAACATTTGGGCTTAGAAGTATTTTCCGGTGACAAGCTTATTGGTGGACCACAATTAATATTCTCGGTATTACCAACTTTGTTTGATTCTATGGGAGATATTGGTGTTTATGTCGCGTTGGTATTTTTCTCTTTGATGTCTATGGCAGCGCTAACCTCAACATTATCCTCTACCGAAGTGCCCGTTGCTTACTTAGTTGAAGATAAGAATTGTTCACGAACGAAAGCAACAGTATTAGTATCGCTTATTGTTTTAATTGCTTGTATGAGCATAGTTTATAATTTTGATAGCTTGTTTGGCCTTGTTATTACTTGGGTAAATACCTTTCAACTACCAATAATGGGCTTGTTTTACTTTATCGTTGTAGGCTGGATTTGGAAGCGCGGTAATCAACTTACCGACCAAGCATTACTGGCTAGTAAGCCTTCATTAAGGCTTTGGGGTAACTATTTACGTTTTGTTTGCCCTATCTTACTTTCTATCGTATTTATCAACGTACTGATGGCATTATAA
- a CDS encoding MBL fold metallo-hydrolase, translating to MLQFKIIPVTQFQQNATLIWCDQTMEGALIDPGGESEKLLAEAASEGVTLTKLLLTHAHVDHAGGTQDIADKLHLPIEGPHKEDQFWIDIFPQQIQQFGFPQARVFKTNRWLEQGDTVTVGQETLDVYFCPGHTPGHVIFFSKAAKLAQVGDVLFRGSIGRTDFPKGCQTTLVNSIKTNLWPLGDDVRFIPGHGPMGTFGEERRSNPYVGEGVR from the coding sequence ATGCTGCAGTTTAAAATAATTCCCGTAACCCAGTTTCAACAAAATGCCACATTAATTTGGTGCGATCAAACGATGGAAGGCGCATTGATTGATCCCGGTGGTGAGTCGGAAAAATTACTCGCTGAAGCTGCAAGTGAAGGTGTAACGCTTACCAAATTGCTGTTAACGCACGCACATGTTGATCATGCTGGTGGAACACAAGATATTGCCGATAAACTACATTTACCTATTGAAGGTCCACATAAAGAAGATCAGTTTTGGATAGATATCTTTCCTCAGCAGATCCAACAATTTGGTTTTCCACAGGCAAGGGTATTTAAAACAAACCGCTGGTTAGAGCAGGGCGACACCGTAACCGTTGGCCAAGAAACATTAGACGTTTATTTTTGTCCGGGTCATACGCCAGGGCATGTGATATTTTTCAGCAAAGCAGCCAAACTTGCGCAAGTTGGCGATGTACTCTTTAGAGGCTCTATAGGTCGTACAGACTTTCCAAAAGGCTGCCAAACAACATTAGTAAACTCAATTAAAACCAATTTATGGCCATTAGGTGATGACGTTAGATTTATTCCAGGTCATGGCCCAATGGGTACCTTTGGTGAAGAGCGTCGTAGTAATCCTTATGTCGGTGAAGGTGTAAGGTAA
- the upp gene encoding uracil phosphoribosyltransferase, with the protein MNVIEVNHPLVKHKLGLMRVADVSTKDFRELVAEVGSLLTYEASKNFELEEISINSWNGRVSVQQIKGKKVTIVPILRAGLGMMDGVLRLIPNALISVVGMYRNEETLEPVVYFEKLVAEIDERLALVIDPMLATGGSMIATIDLLKERGCKHIVALVLVAAPEGIKALEEKHPDIDLYTASIDEHLNEHGYIIPGLGDAGDKIFGTK; encoded by the coding sequence ATGAACGTTATTGAAGTAAATCATCCATTAGTAAAGCATAAACTGGGCTTAATGCGTGTTGCCGATGTAAGCACGAAAGACTTTCGTGAGTTAGTCGCTGAAGTTGGTAGCTTATTAACCTATGAAGCATCCAAAAATTTCGAACTTGAAGAAATCAGTATTAATAGTTGGAATGGCCGAGTTTCAGTACAACAAATAAAAGGCAAAAAAGTCACCATTGTTCCAATATTACGTGCTGGATTGGGAATGATGGATGGCGTTTTACGGCTGATCCCAAACGCATTAATTTCAGTTGTTGGTATGTATCGAAATGAAGAAACCCTTGAACCAGTAGTCTATTTTGAAAAGCTGGTTGCTGAAATTGATGAACGACTAGCTTTGGTTATTGATCCTATGCTTGCAACGGGGGGCTCGATGATAGCGACAATCGATTTGTTGAAAGAGCGGGGTTGTAAACATATTGTCGCTTTAGTGCTGGTTGCTGCGCCAGAAGGAATTAAAGCGCTAGAAGAAAAGCACCCGGATATTGATTTATATACCGCCTCTATTGATGAACATTTGAATGAGCATGGCTATATCATACCTGGGCTTGGTGATGCAGGTGATAAAATATTTGGCACCAAGTGA
- a CDS encoding RNA methyltransferase, whose protein sequence is MTNKATIGLTNPKSPSNVGAVMRASGCYQVSSVFYDGGRYAFAKKFHTDTQNALLNIPLVETKRLLDVVPQGAKIVCVDLVEGAVALPDFEHPENAYYIFGPEDGTIEQEVIDNADSVVYIPTIGCMNLAATVNVVLYDRLAKSTTRIGGDELIRESRDTNNTAKVKVQDPIA, encoded by the coding sequence ATGACAAACAAAGCAACTATCGGCTTAACGAACCCTAAAAGCCCAAGTAATGTAGGCGCTGTTATGCGTGCAAGTGGTTGTTACCAAGTAAGCTCTGTTTTCTACGACGGCGGGCGCTATGCTTTTGCGAAAAAATTTCATACAGATACTCAAAATGCATTATTGAATATTCCATTAGTTGAAACTAAACGATTATTAGATGTTGTGCCGCAAGGCGCGAAGATTGTATGTGTAGATTTGGTTGAAGGCGCTGTCGCCCTTCCAGATTTTGAACACCCTGAAAATGCATATTATATATTTGGCCCTGAAGATGGCACGATTGAGCAAGAGGTGATCGATAACGCAGATTCGGTAGTATACATACCTACCATAGGTTGTATGAATTTAGCCGCGACAGTAAATGTAGTTTTATACGACCGATTGGCCAAATCTACAACTAGAATTGGCGGTGACGAACTTATTAGAGAAAGCCGTGATACGAACAATACCGCAAAGGTAAAAGTGCAAGACCCTATAGCCTAG